In Desulfobacterales bacterium, the genomic stretch GATACCCATGGCGTAAAGGATCGTTCCCGGTCCCTCGCTGGCGTAGATCCGGGCCGCCTCGACGATCTTATCACCATCCACCCCGGTGAGCGCGGCAACCTCGGCCAGGCCGAAGCCGGCCAGGGATTGCCTGAACTCCTCGAAATTCTCGCAGCGGCTGTCAATGAAATCCCGGTCCAGCAGCCCCTGGTCAACTATCACCCGGGCCATGCCCATCAGGAGCGGCACGTCGGTGCCGGGGTTGAGACGGAGCCAGAGGTGGGCATGGGTGCAGAGCCCGACCCGGCGGGGGTTGATAACGATCAGCTTGCCGCGGTTCTTTACCGCCCGGAGCACCTGGTGATAGATGATCGGGTGATTCTCCGCCGTATTGGAGCCAATGACCATCACCACCCTGGCCTCGCCGATCTCATCAATGGAGTTGGTCATGGCGGCCGAACCGTAAGTTGTGACCAGACCGGTCACGGTTGGGGCGTGTCAGAGACGGGCGCAATGATCAATGGAGTTGGTCCCCATCACTGCGCGGGTAAACTTCTGCAGCAGGTAGTTGTCCTCGTTGGTGCAGCGGGCCGAGGCCAGGGCGGCGAATTGTTCGCCCTGGTTGTCCTTGAGTCTGTCGGCGATAAAGCCCAGGGCCTCGTACCAGGAAACCTTCCTGAAGGGGGCCTCGTTGCTCTCCCGGAGCAGGGGCTGGGTCAGTCGCTCCGGAGAGTTGTAGAAATCAAAGCCGAAACGGCCCTTGACACAGAGTTCGCCGTGGTTGGACGGGCCATGCGCATCGCCCTTGATCTCAAAGATGACGTTGTTCTTGGTATAGATCTCAGTGGCGCAGCCAGTGCCGCAATAGGTGCAGACCGAGTTGGTCATCTCGGCCTCGCCGGGCAGCAGCGGCAGCACCAGGTGATTCTTCATCAGGGTGCCGGTGGGACAGGCATCAACGCAGACCCCGCAGGATACACATTTATCATTAATGGTGATATCCTTGTCAGTAACCACCCCGTCCTCTTCCTTAAAGGACAGGGTTATCGCCCCGTAGGGACAGACCCGTTCGCAGCGATAGCAGAGGACGCACTTGTTGGCATCGATCCGGATCGATGGATGATCGCTTTTTTCGTGGCACTGCAGCCTCTTGGCCGCAAGCTTGGCCGGCACCTTATGCTCAATGGCCAGGGGCCGCAGGGTACATTTGGACAGACCGGTGCAGCCGCACTGCAAACATCTTTTGGCCTCCCTGACCGCCATTTCCACGGAAAAACCGGTTTCCACCTGGTCAAAGTCACGGATCCGTCGTTCCGGCGGCCGGGCCGGCATCGCCTCGGCCAGGGCAACGGAGGAGCCGGCAAAGTTGGCCATGTCCACGTCCTCGAACTTCTTGCCCTTGGAGAAATTAAGCCGGCCATCAGCCGGTTTGGGCACCGGGTTGCCGGTCATTTCCTTGTGAATGGCCTCGGCGGCGCGCCGGCCCGAATCCACTGCCTGGATCACGCTCCTGGCCCCGGTGGCCGCCTCGCCGCCGGCATAGATGCCCGGGACATTGGTGGCCATGGTGGAGGGATTGGCCTTGATCGCCTTTTTGGGGGACAGGTTCAACCGGGCCTCGATCTCGCCAAAGCCGGCAAAGGCGCCGTCCGACATCTGGCCAAGGCCGTTGATCACCAGGTCGCCCTCCCAGATCAGGGACGAGCCCTCCATGGGAATAGGTTTGCGCTTGCCCCGTTTATCCGGCTCGCTCAGCACGGTACGGGCGATCTCCATCCGCAGGCCACCGCTGTCGGTTTTGGCAAGGCCAAGCGGGGTCGCCATCATAAAGAACTGGACGCCCTCTTTTTCCGCCTCATCGATGTCCCGCTGTGAGGCGGGCATTTCAACCTTGGCCCGGGGATAAAGAACCGTGACCTCAACATCCCCCAGACGGCGGGCGCTGCGAGCCGCATGGATGGAAATCTTGGTGCCGCCGATCACCATCACCTTGTGGCCGGCATTGATCCTTTCGCCGCTGTTGGCGCGCCGGAGAAAGGAGAGACCGTCCCAGATATGCGCCTTGCCGGGCACATCCAACTGGATCTGCCGGGCCATGCCGCAGGCGATAAAAATCGCCTCAAAGCCGTCGTTGCGCAGGTCGGCCAGGTTGAAATCACGGCCCCACTCCTTGCCGGTCCTGACCTGGACCCCCATACCGATGATGATCTCGATCTCGCGGTCCAGTTCGTAATCCGGCATCTTGAAATTGGGAATGCCGTAACGGGCCAATCCGCCCAAACGGGTATCAGCCTCAAAGAGATAGACCTCATGTCCCAGCTTGCGGAGATAATAGGCGCAGGAAAGACCGGCCGGGCCGCCGCCGATAATGGCGACCTTGTGGCCGCTGGGCTCGCCCACCTCCTCGGTAAAGCCACCCTTGAGATTGGCCTGATCAACGGCAAAACGCTTGAGGTGGTTGATGGAGAGCGCTTCGTCGAGCAGGATCCGGCGGCAGCGGGTCTCGCAGAAACGGGGACAGACCCGGCAGACAATGCCGGGCAGGGCGTTGCGCTCCTTGATCAACCGCAGGGCCGCCTCGAATTCACCCTTGGCAATCAGATTGATATAGCCCTGGACATTGATGCCGCCGGGGCAGGTAAGGGTGCAGGGGGCCTTGCAGTCGCCATAATGATGGCCGGCCAGTTCCTGCAGCCGCTTTTTGCGGTGCGCGGTCAACTCGGGGGTCTCGGTTTTGATCACCATTCCGGCGGCAACCGTGGTCCGGCAGGCCCGCTTCCGTTCCCCGTCCACCTCGACCAGACACATCAGGCAGGGCCGCGGCGAGTCTGGTTTTCCTTCCTGGTGGCAGAGGCGGGGAATATCAATGCCGACCTGGCCGGCCGCCTCGAGGATGGAGCAGCCAGCGGCAACCCCGACCTCCCGGTCGTTTATCGTCACTGATACCAGCCCGCGGCCGGCAGCAATGGAACTGTTCTCTGTCATTGTTTCAGCCTTACGGTCAACTGTTGTCACACATTAAGCAGATATTTCCGAAACCCGTCCCAGCGCCTATGAAAACAGGCTCCTTTCTTTAAGAAAACAGGAAGTTGGGAGGGGGAGGAACGGAAGACAGACTGCCGGATATTGATGCAACCCATGCCGGGCAGATTGGAACAACTGGTCCGGAGACCGCAATGTTGTCCAGATGGTACGTCCTGTTAATGCGTACTCATAAAAGTATATATTTTGCCTGTTATCTCTATACGATCAACCGATTATAGTCAATAGATTTTCTGGCCGGGCCTCCTCCAAAACAGCGGCCGGAATCCTGCTTTCAGCACCTGGGGTAGAGCAAAAATCACCCGCCGGACTCCGGGTTGCCTCCTGCCTGGCAAGCGCTTGCCGGCTGCCGGAGAGGTGTCTGTCCGGCAGCCGGCCCTTTATCCATCTTTACCATTGTTCTGGTTATGTTAAGCAGGTATAAGAAAGTATAAGTATCCCGGTTGACATCTTCCAACCCACCCGGGTAAATAATGCCCTCGGCAAAACGCGCTTACCCGGCAGCCATGGAGTCTTTGCCCATGAATCCCGCGGAATCATTTCGCGGCTACGGAAAAAAGCACAATACAAAAAATGAAAAAACTATTGGTTACATATCTCGGCCTGACGCTCCTGGGCCTGATGATTAACGGACCGGTAACAGCAGCCGACAAGATCCTCACCATGTCCACCACCACCTCAACCCAGGCCTCGGGGCTGCTCGACCGGCTCCTGCCGGAGTTTGAAAAAGATACCGGCATCAAGGTCAAGGTGATTGCCAAGGGGACCGGCGCCGCCATCCGCGACGGCATGGACGGCAACGTGGATATCATTTTTGTCCATGCCAAAAACCGGGAGGAGGAGTTTGTCGTCCGGGGTTTCGGCACCAGGCGGTATGCGGTGATGCACAACGATTTCCTGATCATCGGCCCGGCAAACGACCCGGCCGGAATCAAGGGGATGAAAAATGCCGCCGCGGCCCTGGGAAAGATCGCTACGGCCCGGGCCCTTTTCATCTCCCGGGGCGACGATTCCGGCACCCATACCAAGGAGCAGCAACTCTGGCGCGCTTCCGGAGTCAGGCTGGCCGAACAGCATCAAACCATCGTCAAAAAGGGCAAAGAGAAAAAAATAACCTCTCAGCGGCCGGCCGGTTCCAACGGCTGGTACCTGTCCATCGGCCAGGGCATGGGCAAGACCGCCACCTTTGCCGATGAGAAGCAGGCCTACACCCTGATCGACCGGGGCACCTACATCAAGTACAGGTACGGCCGGACCCCGGCCATCGACCTGGTCCCCCTGGTTGAAGGGGACCCGGCCCTGGCCAACCCCTACGGGATCATCCCGGTCGATCCGGCCCGGCATCCCCATGTGGATTACGATCTGGCCGAGCGCTTCGCCCGCTGGATCACCTCGTCCCGGGGCCAGAAGCTGATCAACAACTACCGGTTGATCGGCAGGCAGCTCTTTTATCCGGACGCAAGATAAAAAAACTTTGCAGACCCGGCGGCCCGGCCTGAGATTCCGCATTGCCGAATGACCGCCGATCAAGCCGCGAACCGAGCCCATGGACCTTCTCCTTGACAGTCTGGCATCCGCTGTTCATCTGCTCCTGTCCCTGGATTCCGAGCTTTTCATCATCGTCGGGGTCTCTGTCTGGGTAAGCTGCAGTTCAACGGTCATTGCCTCGCTGATCGGCCTTCCCCTTGCCTCCCTGATCGCCTTTTCCACCTTTCCGGGCAAGCGGCTGACCATCACCTGCCTGAACACCCTGCTGGCCATGCCCACAGTGGTTATCGGACTGCTGGTCTATTCCTTTATCTCCCGCCGGGGCATCCTCGGCCCCATGGAACTGCTCTACACCCGGAAGGCGATTATCATCGGCCAGGTGCTGCTGATCATCCCCCTGGTGACCACCCTGACCATTGCCGCCGTCAACCGGATCGACAAACGCTACCGCAATACCGCCCTGACCCTGGGCGCCAACCGGTTGCAGATGGCGCTGGTCATCTTTAAGGAGGCACGGTACGGGATCATCGCCGCAATCATTGCCGCCTTTGGCCGGGTGATCGCCGAGATCGGCATCTCGATGATGCTGGGCGGCAATGTCCGGGGCTTTACCCGCACCATGACCACGGCCATGGCCCTTGAATACGACAAGGGCGAGTTCACCCTGGCGGTGGCCCTGGGAATCGTCCTGCTCAGTCTGGCCCTTGGCATTAATCTGCTGTTTCACTTTTTCCAGGGCAGGCTGCAATCCAATGCTGTATGAACTCTCCGGACTGACCCGGGTCTTTAACAGCCGGACTGTCCTCGACATCCCGGACCTCACCATGGAAAAGGGGCGGATCCATGCCCTGCTGGGGCCCAACGGTTCGGGCAAGACCACCCTGCTCAACCTGCTCGCCTTTCTCGACGCGCCGACCGCCGGGACCATCTCCTTCGGCTCCGGCCCGGTGCGTTTCACCGAGTCCTTTCTACTGCCCCTGCGGCGCCGGGTTGTGCTGGTTGATCAACACCCGATCCTCTTCACCGCGTCGGTGTACGCCAACCTCGAGTTCGGCTTGAAGATCCGCAGGATCAGGAAAGAGGTTCGCGATAAAAAGATCCGGGCCGCCCTGGAGATGGTCGATATGCAGGACTTCATCCATGCCCGGGGCCAGACCCTGTCCGGCGGCGAGACAAAAAGAATCGCCCTGGCCCGGGCCCTGGTGCTTGAGCCGGAGGTGCTGCTCTGCGACGAACCCCTTGCCAATGTTGATGCCGGGAACCAGGAACGGATTCTGGCCATCCTCGGCCGGATTAACACCCTGCAGCGGACATCGATAATATTCTCAAGCCATGACCAGCCCCTGGCCGAGCGGCTGGCCCGGAACAAACTCTATCTGGATAACGGCCGCCTGGCCGCGAAGAGCGCCTCTCCCCCTTTCTGACCCGCCCGGTGGTTTCCGTAAATTTGTAGCCCCTGGTGAACGGTTACCTTGACAATCAGCAACAAAACATATAAATATATGTTTATATGTTTTTAAACTTAATAGGGCCCGGGTTTGACGGAAACCCGGAGCATATTCTTCCACCCAAGGAGAAACCCTTGCGAAAAAAAACCGGGCAAGCAAAAAGCAAAGAGGTAAATCTCCAGGCCGCGGCCTTTCTGGCCAAGACCATGGCCGACGAAAACCGCCTGCGAATTATTCAATCGTTGCACAAAGGCAAAAAACCGGTCTCCCGCATTGTCGAGGAACTGGGGATTTCCCAGCCCCTGGTATCCCATCACCTCAAGGAACTCAAGCGTTCGCTCCTGGTCAAGGTTGAACGGAACGGCCCCTTTATCAACTATGAACTGACCGACCAGCGGGTCACTGAAATACTCAGCGGCCTGAGCCGGCTGGCAACCGATCTACTCACCAACCGAACCACCTTTTAACGTCAAAGGGAGGAGTACCAATGAAGGAACTTCTGCAGATAGTTGAAAAAATGGACCCAAAAGAGGCGATGACCGCGCTTGCCGGCGCCGTGTCCACCC encodes the following:
- the fdhF gene encoding formate dehydrogenase subunit alpha, which gives rise to MTENSSIAAGRGLVSVTINDREVGVAAGCSILEAAGQVGIDIPRLCHQEGKPDSPRPCLMCLVEVDGERKRACRTTVAAGMVIKTETPELTAHRKKRLQELAGHHYGDCKAPCTLTCPGGINVQGYINLIAKGEFEAALRLIKERNALPGIVCRVCPRFCETRCRRILLDEALSINHLKRFAVDQANLKGGFTEEVGEPSGHKVAIIGGGPAGLSCAYYLRKLGHEVYLFEADTRLGGLARYGIPNFKMPDYELDREIEIIIGMGVQVRTGKEWGRDFNLADLRNDGFEAIFIACGMARQIQLDVPGKAHIWDGLSFLRRANSGERINAGHKVMVIGGTKISIHAARSARRLGDVEVTVLYPRAKVEMPASQRDIDEAEKEGVQFFMMATPLGLAKTDSGGLRMEIARTVLSEPDKRGKRKPIPMEGSSLIWEGDLVINGLGQMSDGAFAGFGEIEARLNLSPKKAIKANPSTMATNVPGIYAGGEAATGARSVIQAVDSGRRAAEAIHKEMTGNPVPKPADGRLNFSKGKKFEDVDMANFAGSSVALAEAMPARPPERRIRDFDQVETGFSVEMAVREAKRCLQCGCTGLSKCTLRPLAIEHKVPAKLAAKRLQCHEKSDHPSIRIDANKCVLCYRCERVCPYGAITLSFKEEDGVVTDKDITINDKCVSCGVCVDACPTGTLMKNHLVLPLLPGEAEMTNSVCTYCGTGCATEIYTKNNVIFEIKGDAHGPSNHGELCVKGRFGFDFYNSPERLTQPLLRESNEAPFRKVSWYEALGFIADRLKDNQGEQFAALASARCTNEDNYLLQKFTRAVMGTNSIDHCARLUHAPTVTGLVTTYGSAAMTNSIDEIGEARVVMVIGSNTAENHPIIYHQVLRAVKNRGKLIVINPRRVGLCTHAHLWLRLNPGTDVPLLMGMARVIVDQGLLDRDFIDSRCENFEEFRQSLAGFGLAEVAALTGVDGDKIVEAARIYASEGPGTILYAMGITQHSKGTDNVKAISNLAMLTGNIGKPSSGVNPLRGQNNVQGACDMGGLPIYYPGYQQVADLAARQRFEQGWGVRLPETPGLTLTRMWPAVDAGTLKAVYIMGENPVLSDPDANHVEKCLKSLDLLIVQDLFLTETAQLAHVVLPAACSYEKDGVFANTERRAQRIRKAVNPAGEIKADWQIICQIAQRMGADGFDFNHPAEIMDEISSLVPSYGGINYQRLEQGSLQWPCPDTDHPGTRYLHANGFPRGRGRFIPLAYRPALELVDEEYPFILTTGRNLYHYHTGSMTRRCEVLRNIVNQEFVEINPEDAVGLGIEDGEVVVVLSRRGEVTARTRITDKSPRGVVFMTFHFSETPTNQLTNPATDPDCGIPELKICAVKIKKT
- a CDS encoding extracellular solute-binding protein is translated as MKKLLVTYLGLTLLGLMINGPVTAADKILTMSTTTSTQASGLLDRLLPEFEKDTGIKVKVIAKGTGAAIRDGMDGNVDIIFVHAKNREEEFVVRGFGTRRYAVMHNDFLIIGPANDPAGIKGMKNAAAALGKIATARALFISRGDDSGTHTKEQQLWRASGVRLAEQHQTIVKKGKEKKITSQRPAGSNGWYLSIGQGMGKTATFADEKQAYTLIDRGTYIKYRYGRTPAIDLVPLVEGDPALANPYGIIPVDPARHPHVDYDLAERFARWITSSRGQKLINNYRLIGRQLFYPDAR
- a CDS encoding ABC transporter permease, whose product is MDLLLDSLASAVHLLLSLDSELFIIVGVSVWVSCSSTVIASLIGLPLASLIAFSTFPGKRLTITCLNTLLAMPTVVIGLLVYSFISRRGILGPMELLYTRKAIIIGQVLLIIPLVTTLTIAAVNRIDKRYRNTALTLGANRLQMALVIFKEARYGIIAAIIAAFGRVIAEIGISMMLGGNVRGFTRTMTTAMALEYDKGEFTLAVALGIVLLSLALGINLLFHFFQGRLQSNAV
- a CDS encoding ABC transporter ATP-binding protein gives rise to the protein MLYELSGLTRVFNSRTVLDIPDLTMEKGRIHALLGPNGSGKTTLLNLLAFLDAPTAGTISFGSGPVRFTESFLLPLRRRVVLVDQHPILFTASVYANLEFGLKIRRIRKEVRDKKIRAALEMVDMQDFIHARGQTLSGGETKRIALARALVLEPEVLLCDEPLANVDAGNQERILAILGRINTLQRTSIIFSSHDQPLAERLARNKLYLDNGRLAAKSASPPF
- a CDS encoding metalloregulator ArsR/SmtB family transcription factor yields the protein MRKKTGQAKSKEVNLQAAAFLAKTMADENRLRIIQSLHKGKKPVSRIVEELGISQPLVSHHLKELKRSLLVKVERNGPFINYELTDQRVTEILSGLSRLATDLLTNRTTF